One window from the genome of Garra rufa chromosome 1, GarRuf1.0, whole genome shotgun sequence encodes:
- the aoc2 gene encoding retina-specific copper amine oxidase: MNSLLKYLLILLGLISVIINIVLICLNSNRLPKCMSQPQESLKAKHSDKSLVFADLTAEEYKSVRDYMWAQKELKISHSSLAKPSENYLFLIDLSVPKKADVLRYLDSNGQKPDREASVVVFFGERGYLKEYLVRLLPGALQHRDVTQEKYNTAVLPFTARTVAIGEYAQLFMLLDGVFQKLENPLRESFGYIPKQRELLPFEGMPRGIKDGDRKTWISFFRDYSGMYIHPVGFEILINHESSNSSNWTVDRLLYNGQYFKSIGEFLERYKAGNLKKIVFKDIPNYASLKPTNKPSGLGPQQYYLKGKRYSVKNNQVVFLDWSFAFGLSSLTGMRVFDVRFKGERIAYELSVQEAMSVYGSITPGMMLTKFLDSSIGIGRFAHELVRGIDCPYAATYVDTHRYIDTNVTQRFRNSICVFEHDIGRPLRRHFSDFFHNGYGGMANSALVFRTITAIGNYDYIWDFIFYQSGSVEARVHATGYITSSFKDDGSLQYGHQVAENVLGNIHTHFINFKVDLDILGVKNIFQTKDMVYKEVPLPWMPSEKAKIPQLVEHQIQTEKEAAMRHGDKTPRYLHIASNQTNRWGHNRSYRLQVLSFAGDHLPESESTERSMSWARYKVAITKHKDNEQTSSSLYSQNYMWSPYVDFSSYIEDNETIVNEDLVAWVTAGFLHIPHAEDIPNTVTVGNGGGVILRPHNYFNEDPSIHSPDGVYFGPGSESDCEYNKMACLEKDQCSSTLEPFTYHGFDGVMKFE, from the exons ATGAATTCTCTGTTAAAGTACTTATTGATACTTCTGGGACTTATCTCAGTTATCATCAACATCGTGTTGATATGCTTAAACTCAAATAGGCTTCCAAAATGCATGTCCCAGCCGCAGGAGTCCCTAAAAGCCAAACACTCAGATAAAAGTCTGGTGTTTGCGGACCTAACAGCAGAGGAGTACAAGTCTGTTCGCGACTACATGTGGGCCCAAAAAGAGTTAAAGATCTCCCATTCGTCGTTAGCAAAGCCCTCGGAGAATTACCTCTTTTTAATTGACCTCTCGGTCCCGAAGAAGGCTGATGTGCTGCGCTACTTGGATTCTAACGGACAGAAGCCTGACCGCGAAGCGAGCGTCGTTGTGTTCTTCGGCGAGCGCGGTTACCTGAAGGAGTACTTGGTGAGACTGTTACCTGGTGCACTGCAGCATCGCGATGTTACTCAGGAGAAGTACAATACAGCGGTGTTACCCTTCACAGCCCGTACTGTGGCAATTGGAGAGTATGCGCAGCTCTTCATGCTCCTTGATGGCGTTTTCCAAAAACTTGAAAACCCTCTGAGGGAAAGTTTTGGTTATATCCCAAAACAAAGGGAACTGCTGCCGTTTGAAGGTATGCCGAGAGGCATCAAAGATGGTGACCGCAAGACCTGGATCTCTTTTTTCCGCGATTACAGTGGCATGTACATCCATCCTGTGGGCTTCGAGATTTTGATCAACCACGAAAGCAGCAACTCTTCAAACTGGACGGTTGACAGGTTGTTGTACAACGGTCAATACTTTAAGAGCATTGGTGAATTTCTGGAACGTTACAAAGCGGGTAATTTGAAAAAGATAGTCTTCAAAGACATCCCAAATTACGCTTCACTGAAGCCAACGAACAAGCCTTCTGGTTTAGGACCACAGCAGTATTATCTTAAAGGGAAACGTTACAGCGTTAAAAACAACCAGGTGGTTTTTCTGGACTGGAGCTTTGCGTTTGGTTTGAGCTCACTGACTGGGATGCGGGTGTTTGATGTTCGGTTTAAAGGAGAAAGAATTGCGTACGAGCTCAGCGTGCAGGAGGCGATGTCTGTCTACGGCTCTATCACTCCTGGGATGATGCTCACGAAGTTCCTAGACTCAAGTATCGGAATCGGTCGCTTCGCTCATGAGCTCGTTCGTGGCATCGACTGTCCGTACGCCGCCACCTATGTAGATACGCACCGCTATATTGACACAAACGTCACGCAGCGTTTCAGAAACTCCATCTGCGTTTTTGAGCATGACATTGGGCGACCTTTGCGACGACATTTCTCAGATTTCTTTCATAATGGGTATGGTGGGATGGCGAACAGCGCTCTGGTGTTCCGCACTATCACTGCTATCGGGAACTATGATTATATATGGGACTTTATTTTCTATCAAAGCGGCTCCGTGGAGGCGAGAGTTCACGCCACTGGCTACATAACATCCTCCTTTAAGGATGACGGAAGTTTGCAGTACGGCCATCAGGTTGCTGAGAATGTCCTTGGAAACATCCATACTCATTTCATCAACTTTAAAGTCGACCTGGATATTTTGG gCGTGAAGAATATATTTCAGACTAAAGACATGGTGTATAAGGAAGTGCCATTGCCATGGATGCCCTCAGAGAAAGCAAAGATACCACAACTGGTGGAGCATCAAATCCAGACAGAAAAAGAAGCGGCGATGCGTCATGGTGACAAAACACCCCGTTACCTTCATATAGCCAGTAATCAAACTAATCGCTGGGGACACAATCGCTCTTATAGGCTTCAGGTTTTGAGCTTTGCTGGCGATCACCTCCCTGAAAGTGAGTCCACAGAGAGGTCCATGTCCTGGGCTCG gTATAAAGTTGCTATAACCAAGCATAAAGACAACGAGCAGACTAGTAGCAGCCTGTACAGTCAGAATTACATGTGGTCCCCATATGTTGACTTCAGCAGTTATATTGAAGATAACGAGACAATCGTCAATGAG GACTTGGTTGCATGGGTGACCGCCGGTTTCCTACACATTCCGCATGCAGAAGACATCCCCAACACGGTTACTGTAGGCAACGGTGGTGGTGTCATCCTTAGGCCACACAACTATTTTAATGAAGATCCGTCCATCCACTCACCTGATGGAGTGTATTTTGGTCCAGGCTCTGAGAGTGACTGTGAGTACAACAAAATGGCGTGTCTGGAAAAGGATCAGTGCAGCTCTACACTGGAGCCGTTCACTTACCACGGCTTTGACGGTGTTATGAAGTTTGAGTAA
- the g6pc1b gene encoding glucose-6-phosphatase b, which yields MNTVMEILYGYGISSTLYLQMHYGHVQSWFTFVSTVADLRTTFLFFFPIWFHLQSAVGVKLVWVAVVGDWLNLVLKWLMFGERPYWWVKETVYYGNSTVPQIKQFPMTCETGPGSPSGHAMGAAGVYYAMITSLLPILQGCDPLKRWCLQGLLWALFWGVQVCVSLSRVFIAAHFPHQVIAGVVSGIAVAKAFNRVSWIYSASLKSYVHTILCLVFVALGLYTLLDAASIDPYWSLMKAQKWCIQSEWVHLDTTPFAGLLRNTGALFGLGLSLHLPIHGDLEKNKSCGNSAIYRLTCTAATLPLLSLLDSFRPPTSTHALFYALSFCKSATVPLTTISFVPYCISTLANVYHRMKAY from the exons atgaaca CAGTAATGGAAATCTTGTATGGTTATGGGATCAGCAGTACGTTATACCTGCAGATGCATTATGGACATGTGCAAAGCTGGTTTACGTTTGTGTCTACAGTGGCAGATCTGCGTACAAcgtttttattcttttttcccATCTGGTTCCATCTGCAATCAGCAGTGGGAGTAAAGCTGGTCTGGGTTGCTGTTGTGGGAGACTGGCTCAACTTGGTCCTCAAGTG GCTTATGTTTGGTGAGCGTCCTTACTGGTGGGTTAAAGAAACTGTTTATTATGGTAACTCGACTGTGCCACAAATCAAACAGTTCCCTATGACCTGCGAGACCGGTCCTG GAAGTCCTTCTGGTCATGCGATGGGAGCTGCAGGGGTTTACTATGCCATGATCACGTCACTGTTGCCGATTTTGCAGGGTTGTGACCCCCTAAAAAGATG GTGCTTGCAGGGTCTTCTTTGGGCCCTTTTCTGGGGTGTGCAGGTTTGCGTCAGTCTTTCTCGAGTCTTCATTGCAGCTCATTTCCCACATCAGGTCATTGCGGGAGTTGTTTCGG GAATCGCCGTGGCCAAGGCTTTTAATAGAGTTTCCTGGATCTATTCAGCAAGCTTGAAGAGTTATGTGCACACCATCCTGTGTCTTGTGTTCGTTGCACTGGGGCTTTACACATTGTTGGATGCAGCTTCAATAGACCCCTACTGGAGCCTAATGAAGGCGCAGAAGTGGTGCATTCAGTCTGAATGGGTCCATCTGGACACCACACCCTTTGCTGGCCTCCTTCGCAACACCGGGGCCCTTTTCGGTCTGGGGCTGAGCCTCCATTTGCCTATTCATGGTGATCTGGAGAAAAACAAGAGCTGTGGAAATAGCGCCATTTACAGACTGACCTGTACAGCAGCAACGCTGCCACTCCTGAGCCTCTTAGACTCATTCAGACCTCCCACAAGCACTCATGCGCTCTTCTATGCACTTTCCTTCTGCAAGAGCGCCACTGTGCCTCTGACCACAATAAGTTTTGTACCTTACTGCATAAGCACATTAGCAAATGTATACCACAGAATGAAAGCATATTAA